A window of Phaseolus vulgaris cultivar G19833 unplaced genomic scaffold, P. vulgaris v2.0 scaffold_922, whole genome shotgun sequence genomic DNA:
ACATTATAAgtgaaataatatattatgaaaaaaatatataagtagaAGTTCTAAACTTACAAAAATTCCCACTTATGTCTTTACCAAACTTCCATCCTCTACATCGATCTTGaagaatgtaaaaaaaatgttggtagaataaaataataacaatagtatattgtttttatgaaaataaataacatgTATTCTAAAAGTGTAAATCACTAAATGTTCTTGTCGGTTCACCTGTATTAATTAGATGTGCAAGTTCCGCTTTTAATCTGAACCGGTATTCCCTCCCGATACCTAAAGATTCGGTTCGGCCAAGGATGCATACCTTAATCAATATTCCCCTAATACTTATAAACTCGGTTCGGCTAAGAACGCATACCTTAATCGGTATTTCTTTCCGACACCTATAGCCTCGGTTTGACCAAAAACACATATCTTAACCAATATTCATACTAACACCTAAAATATCCGGTTCAATTAAAGATACATACTTTAATATTTTCTCCCAATACCGAAAGACTCGATTCAGCAAGATGCATCCATTAGTTTGAGATTTcctttgttttataaaaaaaattatatatgacCTTAGGACATAATCTttaatttatcataaatttagttatatatatattttaaatattaatataaatttttcctgtaatattttaattttttaaaaattcatatgtatttatgttttctaaatatattattatacagTTCGCGTAATCACATTTTTATAGTATatgattataatttaataaatatattatgataGTTAAGATATTAAGAtatagatataaaattaaaactgaTGAGTAATTTGAAAGGTCTGTTGTATAATTGTTTTTTGTACATATGTTGATatgtaaaaaatacaaatataaataaatttataataatataatataaaatatattttatttacacatatataaaataaaataaaaaataaaaatacataaaatttagCCCtggtatattattattaaaatataattcatattaCGTTTTAACAGTAATGtatgaaaaacaattaaaaaggAATTATGAATGTGATTgacaaaaaatacattaaaatattttttatgagtaGAAAGAGGGAAACAGTGGCGCGGTCGTTTTGGTTGCTCTTGAGAATATGAGTAGTTGCAGAATGGAGAAATACACAACCTTGAATCCAACAACACCAGAAACCCTTTTCCAGGGTTacttcctttttcctttttcaaaaCTAAATTTTGGGTTCTGGCTATTTAACATTACATGCTTTCTATCTGATATATTGATTGAATGCGTGATTTTGGGTTCTGGGTATTcaatattaaatgattttagcTTATAGTAATTTCTTATGTCAAGTTAAATTTTACATATTAACTACTCTGTCATGCCTGACTTGCAGAAACCTCTCATTTTGGCTCTCTCCAATCCTACCTCACAGTCTGAAGAGGCTTACCAGTGGAGTGAGTTAAAGAAACTGATCATCACATATTTCCCTAGACCTAGTTAAGCATTCTTTGATGCAAATTGTGCTTAACACTCTTACATTTTTTCCCAGACTTTGGTTTGTCTTTAGTTATAGCAGGAGAATTTTAGGAGAATGGAGTGCGTTTTAGCGCTGCCTGCCCAGAAAGAAGGACATGTGATTGAAGTAAGTGGGAAGATTAAAGAAGAAAGGGGAATTGGAAGTTACAAAAGCAGTAACGAGAGGAAGAAGACATCTAAAATGCATCAAAAAGTTCCAAACTTTAATAAGAACGACTATGGGAAGAAGGGAGTAAGTGACCTTAATTAATACGATACCTTCTTTTGTAATGCTAAATAAAAATGAACAACTTTTGTTTATCTGAAAACGGCTATGGAATGGGGGAGACTtcttaaaaaatgtgtttttcccCCTCTTTTTCCTTACTTTTATGAAGGCACGTGAAAAATTTATGCAGGTCAATTGGGAAGAGAATGGAGATGAGATTGCAGTTGAAAAGATCACATCCAAAAGGGATATAAAAAGGCTGAAGAAGCATGTGCACGAGCCTCAAGGAGATGACCAGAAGAAGGTTGATACTGGATTCTGTTGTTATGGCAATGAAGGGAAGGGTGACGAAACTGTGAGTGgaaggatcaaatcaaaacataagAGAAGGTCAAAGAACCATGAGCCTCTTGGTGCCTCTGAGCGGAAGGTTGATGCTGAATCCTGTAGTTATGGCAGTGAAGAGAATGGACATGAAATTGCAACTGAAAAGATCGAATCGGAAATGAAGAGAATGTCCAAGAAGCGTGAGCCTCATCAAGGTGACAACGAGCAGAAGATTGGTCCTGATTTGTGTTCTTGTAGTTGTGACATTCGTTTTGTTGGAGATAAGCTGCTGTCAGATGGAAAGATTAAATCCaagcaaaagaagaagaaaacagtTGAAGATGAGCAGCGGGAGAACGGTGATGACACTGAAACCAGTAAATTCATACTCAAGAGACGTGAACCACAGTATGACAACAGGGAGAAGATTGATCCAGAATTGTTCTGTTCTGTCCGTGACATTGGATTTGTTGAAGATACACTGCTGGTAGATGGAAAGATTAAATCCAAggacaagaagaagaagaaagtggtTGACCATAAGCTGCAAGAGGATGACTTTGCCATTGGATTTGTTGAAGATAAGTTGTTGGTAGATGGAAAAATTAAATCCaaggaaaagaggaagaagaaattgGTTGACAATAAGCTGCAGAAGAATGGTGGTAATACCGAAACTAGTAACTTCCTACTTAGAAAGCACGAGCCTGAAGGTGACAACAGGAAGAAGATTGATCCTGATTCTTGTTTTTATGGCTTTGACATTGGATTTGTTGAAGATAATTTGCTGGTAGATGGAAAGATTAAATCCAAGGAAAAGAATAAGAAGAGAAAAGCTGTGAAGGATAAGGTGAAGGAGAATGGTGATGATGCTGAAACCAGTAAATTCATACTCAAGAAGCGTGAGCCTCAAGGTGTCAATAAGGAGAAGATTGATCCTGAATTGTGCTGTTATGGCTGTGACATTGGATTTCTTGAAGATAAGTTGCTGGTAGACAGAGAGGTAAACTCCAAGGTAAAGAAGAATAGAGCAGGCGAGGAGGAGCTGAGGGAGAATGGGGATGATGCTGAAACCAGTGAATTCATACTCAAGAAGCGTGAGCCTCAGTATGACAACAGGGAGAAGATTGATACGGAATTATGCTGTGATGGCTGTGACATTGGATTT
This region includes:
- the LOC137817722 gene encoding uncharacterized protein; its protein translation is MECVLALPAQKEGHVIEVSGKIKEERGIGSYKSSNERKKTSKMHQKVPNFNKNDYGKKGVNWEENGDEIAVEKITSKRDIKRLKKHVHEPQGDDQKKVDTGFCCYGNEGKGDETVSGRIKSKHKRRSKNHEPLGASERKVDAESCSYGSEENGHEIATEKIESEMKRMSKKREPHQGDNEQKIGPDLCSCSCDIRFVGDKLLSDGKIKSKQKKKKTVEDEQRENGDDTETSKFILKRREPQYDNREKIDPELFCSVRDIGFVEDTLLVDGKIKSKDKKKKKVVDHKLQEDDFAIGFVEDKLLVDGKIKSKEKRKKKLVDNKLQKNGGNTETSNFLLRKHEPEGDNRKKIDPDSCFYGFDIGFVEDNLLVDGKIKSKEKNKKRKAVKDKVKENGDDAETSKFILKKREPQGVNKEKIDPELCCYGCDIGFLEDKLLVDREVNSKVKKNRAGEEELRENGDDAETSEFILKKREPQYDNREKIDTELCCDGCDIGFVEDKLVVDGNIESKDKKKKKVVDHKLQEDDFAVGFVEDKLLVDGKIKSKEKRKKKLVDNKLQKNGDDTETSNFMLIKHEAQGDNMEKIDPDSCFYCFDIGFVEDNLLVDGKIKSKEKNKKKKVVKDKLRES